From a region of the Corallococcus coralloides DSM 2259 genome:
- a CDS encoding serine protease has protein sequence MRFMSGVVVAVGLLGCGGPEAEQAPFETVGHTDQEIVGGVEARPNSHPWIVSLQQYGSHFCGGSLVRVSDTQEESDIVLTAAHCVYDGYSNVTASAGAHDLYRPTSTQVTARVTVAVHHPQYNPDTTMNDIAVLKLDKPIKFDTSVAGACGQSSGMRPNLAPQLAGGNTRVPVCLPTSGERVAENTMATVAGWGLTREGGYDTSSILLQVGVPVLRHQDVANSYRSQGIVIDENAMFGAGYQQGGKDACQGDSGGPLVVRGAQGYVLQGIVSFGVGCARAGLPGIYARVSNYIPWIRTQIRSLSAVR, from the coding sequence ATGCGCTTCATGAGCGGAGTCGTCGTCGCGGTCGGTCTTCTCGGGTGCGGTGGTCCGGAGGCCGAGCAGGCCCCCTTCGAGACAGTGGGACACACGGACCAGGAGATCGTCGGAGGCGTCGAGGCCCGGCCGAACTCCCACCCCTGGATTGTCAGCCTGCAGCAGTACGGCAGCCATTTCTGCGGGGGCAGCCTGGTGCGGGTGAGTGACACCCAGGAGGAGAGCGACATCGTCCTCACCGCTGCCCATTGCGTCTATGACGGCTACTCCAACGTCACGGCGTCCGCTGGGGCGCATGACCTGTACCGCCCCACGTCCACGCAGGTGACAGCCCGGGTGACGGTGGCCGTCCACCACCCCCAGTACAATCCGGACACGACGATGAACGACATCGCCGTCCTCAAGCTCGACAAGCCCATCAAGTTCGACACGAGCGTCGCCGGGGCTTGCGGCCAGTCCTCGGGCATGCGCCCCAACCTGGCCCCGCAGCTCGCGGGCGGCAACACGCGCGTCCCTGTCTGCCTCCCCACCTCCGGAGAGCGCGTCGCTGAAAACACGATGGCGACGGTCGCGGGCTGGGGCCTGACCCGGGAGGGTGGCTACGACACGTCCAGCATCCTGCTGCAGGTGGGCGTCCCCGTCCTCAGGCATCAGGACGTCGCGAACAGCTACAGGTCACAAGGAATCGTCATCGACGAAAATGCCATGTTCGGGGCCGGGTATCAGCAGGGAGGCAAGGACGCATGCCAGGGCGACAGCGGCGGGCCGCTCGTCGTCAGAGGCGCCCAGGGCTACGTGCTCCAGGGCATCGTGAGCTTCGGGGTGGGCTGTGCGCGGGCAGGCCTGCCCGGCATCTACGCGCGGGTCTCCAATTACATCCCGTGGATCCGCACGCAGATCCGGAGCCTCAGCGCCGTCAGGTAG
- a CDS encoding serine/threonine-protein kinase, with protein sequence MKLPKRKGRLFRLPFADAPESRARLWKSMTEHGLFVPEDTPQPIGTEFALQVAFQGDGPAVSGRVRVMEHGVSGWVRGYFVKFVALDAGSLPLPLSPREPLAPATVGTAAGSTSAGVPGGSAESWREEPTPVGIRPRSTVEGASALNDYSHLELLHARDPEAWQGGLRPFDAFGPYQLLQRLGTGGMAEVILARRTMAEGVDKLVALKLVFQEYARHPRLSELFLTEARLSATLQHPNVIQVFDVGSAAGRPFMAMEYVHGRNGADLVQALRQRGRPPPVALAVTVAIELGKALEYLHGQRDLDGRPLHLVHRDVSPGNLLVGLHGEVKLVDMGVASASIASGNDLLVVGKRAYMAPEQLAGGRPAPAWDIHGMGLVLYELLTLHRASEAASGTEGPSGLLKPSRFNAQVTPELERLVQWATAPEPSSRAPSAKVLRHALERVRSALPPFDLVQTMHGLFGEALDRSRRETEVLMGTARGQDRPHAFPRYRRWRNAVEQRIPVAAKLAVARHGRALRWSALVLTVLCATGAGLMWPLRAREVKLGGHLSRADRLIAVAKLSGAGEDTALAQLQAARALRPEDPRVRSRLAALADAFERLALEATQRGDVTEAMAHLRAALEAAPERSAIRVRLRFLEEELRKTPSGWRVR encoded by the coding sequence GTGAAGCTTCCAAAGAGGAAGGGCCGGCTGTTCCGGTTGCCGTTCGCGGATGCGCCGGAGTCGCGCGCGCGGCTGTGGAAGAGCATGACGGAGCACGGCCTGTTCGTTCCCGAGGACACGCCGCAGCCCATCGGGACGGAGTTCGCGCTCCAGGTGGCCTTCCAGGGGGACGGGCCCGCCGTCTCCGGCCGCGTGCGGGTGATGGAACACGGCGTGTCCGGCTGGGTGCGCGGCTACTTCGTGAAGTTCGTCGCGCTGGACGCGGGCAGCCTTCCGCTGCCGCTGAGCCCTCGCGAGCCGCTCGCTCCCGCGACGGTGGGGACCGCGGCCGGGAGCACGTCCGCCGGTGTTCCCGGGGGGAGCGCGGAGTCGTGGCGCGAGGAGCCCACGCCGGTGGGCATCCGGCCTCGCTCCACGGTGGAGGGTGCGTCCGCGCTGAATGACTATTCGCATCTGGAGTTGCTGCATGCGCGCGACCCGGAGGCGTGGCAGGGCGGGCTGCGGCCGTTCGACGCGTTCGGGCCGTACCAGCTGCTCCAGCGGCTGGGCACGGGCGGCATGGCGGAGGTGATCCTCGCCCGGCGCACGATGGCGGAGGGCGTGGACAAGCTGGTGGCGCTCAAGCTGGTGTTCCAGGAGTACGCGCGGCACCCTCGCCTGTCGGAGTTGTTCCTCACCGAGGCGCGGCTGAGCGCCACGTTGCAGCACCCCAACGTCATCCAGGTGTTCGACGTGGGCAGCGCGGCGGGCCGGCCCTTCATGGCCATGGAGTACGTGCACGGCCGCAACGGCGCGGACCTGGTGCAGGCGCTGCGGCAGCGCGGGCGTCCGCCGCCGGTGGCGTTGGCGGTGACGGTCGCCATCGAGCTGGGCAAGGCGCTGGAGTACCTGCACGGGCAGCGCGACCTGGACGGGCGCCCGCTGCACCTGGTGCACCGTGACGTGAGCCCGGGCAACCTGCTCGTGGGGCTGCACGGTGAAGTGAAGCTGGTGGACATGGGGGTGGCGTCCGCCAGCATCGCGAGCGGGAATGATCTGCTGGTGGTGGGCAAGCGCGCGTACATGGCGCCGGAGCAGCTCGCCGGAGGTCGCCCGGCTCCCGCGTGGGACATCCACGGCATGGGGCTGGTGCTCTACGAGCTGCTCACGCTGCACCGGGCCTCGGAGGCCGCGAGTGGCACGGAGGGGCCTTCCGGGTTGTTGAAGCCGTCGCGCTTCAATGCCCAGGTGACGCCGGAGCTGGAGCGGCTGGTGCAGTGGGCCACCGCGCCGGAGCCGTCCTCGCGGGCCCCCAGCGCGAAGGTGCTGCGGCATGCGCTGGAGCGCGTGCGGAGCGCGCTGCCTCCCTTCGACCTGGTGCAGACGATGCACGGGTTGTTCGGCGAAGCGCTGGACCGGAGCCGGCGCGAGACGGAAGTGCTGATGGGGACCGCGCGGGGCCAGGACCGGCCGCACGCGTTCCCGCGCTACCGCCGGTGGCGCAACGCCGTGGAGCAGCGCATTCCGGTGGCCGCGAAGCTGGCGGTCGCGCGGCATGGCAGGGCGCTGCGGTGGAGCGCGCTGGTGCTCACCGTCCTCTGCGCGACGGGTGCGGGGCTGATGTGGCCGCTGCGTGCGCGGGAGGTGAAGCTGGGGGGACATCTGTCCCGCGCGGACCGGCTCATCGCGGTGGCGAAGCTGTCGGGTGCGGGTGAGGACACGGCGCTGGCGCAGCTTCAGGCCGCGCGGGCGCTGCGTCCCGAGGATCCGCGCGTGCGTTCGCGACTGGCGGCGCTGGCGGATGCGTTCGAGCGGCTGGCGCTCGAGGCCACGCAGCGAGGGGACGTGACCGAGGCGATGGCGCATCTGCGCGCCGCGCTGGAGGCGGCACCGGAGCGGAGCGCGATCCGCGTCCGACTCCGATTCCTGGAGGAGGAGCTTCGCAAGACACCTTCGGGTTGGAGGGTGCGATGA
- a CDS encoding PEGA domain-containing protein produces MPPHPRHLLIPLLLAGTCACARAPVSRDVEALAALRVEAIRPPMPASRAVRVDRPVTTGLRLDVLPDRAHVFVDGRAMGLARHLGTLLPLSPGVHQVSVRLEGHATWRAEVLVGDRPEPIQVTLTASP; encoded by the coding sequence ATGCCTCCGCATCCCAGACATCTGCTCATTCCGCTCCTCCTGGCTGGTACCTGCGCCTGTGCTCGCGCGCCTGTCTCGCGGGACGTGGAGGCCCTGGCGGCCCTGCGGGTGGAGGCCATCCGTCCGCCGATGCCGGCGTCCCGCGCGGTGCGGGTGGATCGCCCGGTGACGACGGGGCTGCGCCTGGACGTGTTGCCGGACCGCGCGCACGTCTTCGTGGACGGCAGGGCGATGGGGCTCGCGCGGCACCTGGGGACGCTGCTGCCGCTCTCGCCCGGGGTCCATCAGGTGAGCGTCCGGTTGGAGGGCCACGCCACGTGGCGGGCCGAGGTGCTGGTGGGCGACCGGCCGGAGCCCATCCAGGTGACGTTGACCGCTTCGCCGTGA
- a CDS encoding PIG-L deacetylase family protein — MTERARNGRDEGPEHVFFSPHPDDVALGAYASLLGVPRGIVPTLVTVFSQSCWEFVLPVDPSRAMAVTSLRMGEDRRFARAHGLDLVHLGFRDTSLRAPPGGPAEPEEARSALASRVMLALGEVLASVSPDAICYVPLGISSHADHLLVRDAVRALRGERNVVYYEDLPYSAHHPEDEIVDYAWALGLSPRSLDMTTLWSAKLRGLSFYASQLEPQTLPAVEAHARRLGAGRGMAERVWTVAP; from the coding sequence GTGACTGAGCGTGCGCGCAACGGAAGGGATGAGGGGCCGGAGCACGTCTTCTTCTCCCCGCATCCGGACGACGTGGCGCTGGGGGCGTACGCGAGCCTGCTCGGCGTGCCCCGGGGCATCGTGCCCACGCTCGTCACGGTCTTCTCCCAGAGCTGCTGGGAGTTCGTGCTGCCGGTGGACCCGTCGCGGGCCATGGCGGTGACGTCGCTGCGGATGGGCGAGGACCGGAGATTCGCCCGGGCGCACGGCCTGGACCTGGTGCACCTGGGCTTCCGCGACACCAGCCTGCGCGCGCCACCGGGCGGCCCCGCGGAGCCGGAGGAGGCGCGGTCGGCGCTGGCCTCGCGCGTGATGCTGGCGCTGGGCGAGGTGCTGGCGAGCGTGTCCCCGGACGCGATCTGCTACGTGCCGCTGGGCATCTCCAGCCACGCGGACCACCTGCTGGTCCGCGACGCGGTGCGGGCCCTGCGGGGAGAGCGCAACGTCGTCTACTACGAGGACCTGCCGTACTCCGCGCACCACCCGGAGGATGAGATCGTCGACTACGCGTGGGCGCTCGGGCTGTCTCCCCGCAGTCTGGACATGACGACGCTGTGGTCCGCGAAGCTGCGCGGGCTGTCCTTCTACGCCAGCCAGCTGGAGCCCCAGACGCTGCCCGCGGTGGAGGCGCACGCGCGGCGGTTGGGCGCGGGCCGGGGAATGGCCGAGCGCGTCTGGACGGTGGCGCCATGA
- a CDS encoding glycosyltransferase: MNTREPWAEGDMLVHLSYEATRTLGGMGVVLEHLLSEPEYRQAFPRTLLVSPTVRPCGLGSYAPEESLARDLEAHGEVFYSGLRRDNPERWTRVFQPVEEQHDVSFIYGRRDAPGGPVEVLLVDLTDVLRGYRVRMGTLPGFLARLHTLLGVDLPFDCRGPRPAAWRGLSRVWRERFGTRLGAAPWVNRLFRKAVRHGLMDAPALDHDAMLAIVLAEPVFDALDRLRPKDGAGTVILAQEHLSLPLAYKALLDGRRWCRTVYYAGEVRTPRVLVEYGEGGQGASDARFYNIQRLGLEQGKTLDEVYPVSTWPNFQILRNGHLCDRVGAVSPSVADELRFLDARYALQPVTVVPHGHRPIETGWDAKEAARAKVLAHARKAWGKDFRLLLTHIARDEVCKGLWRDVDVCEHLATLLPPERKPALLVMVTEWNEAEPSDNLRALKARVDAFNAKDTGLHIALVNQPTWPAGLDFTRDDLHRATDVSLGQSLYESYGLAQLEALGCGAICVISGVSGARRALKAVCERQGLSEAAHPNLVVSDPVADARAAGLAHSVETWKALPASVLREQELRTAERVAEEVVRRLPRDAHEGRLLLATGWALSERLGWKPLIREQLLPLLRFPKEQAQDVSDWSAAHG; the protein is encoded by the coding sequence ATGAACACGAGGGAGCCCTGGGCGGAGGGGGACATGCTCGTGCACCTCTCCTATGAGGCCACGCGCACGCTGGGCGGCATGGGCGTGGTGCTGGAGCACCTGCTGTCCGAGCCCGAGTACCGCCAGGCCTTCCCACGCACGCTGCTGGTGAGCCCCACGGTGCGGCCGTGCGGCCTGGGGAGCTACGCGCCGGAGGAGTCGCTGGCGCGCGACCTGGAGGCGCACGGCGAGGTGTTCTACAGCGGCCTGCGCCGGGACAACCCGGAGCGGTGGACGCGCGTCTTCCAGCCGGTGGAGGAGCAGCACGACGTGTCGTTCATCTACGGGCGGCGCGACGCCCCGGGCGGCCCGGTGGAGGTGCTGCTCGTGGACCTCACGGATGTGCTCCGGGGCTACCGGGTGCGGATGGGCACGCTGCCGGGGTTCCTCGCGCGGCTGCACACGCTGCTCGGGGTGGACCTCCCGTTCGACTGCCGGGGCCCGCGTCCGGCCGCGTGGCGGGGGCTGTCACGCGTGTGGCGCGAGCGCTTCGGCACGCGGCTGGGCGCGGCGCCCTGGGTCAACCGCCTGTTCCGGAAGGCGGTCCGGCACGGCCTCATGGACGCGCCCGCGCTGGACCATGACGCGATGCTGGCCATCGTGCTCGCGGAGCCCGTCTTCGACGCGCTGGATCGGCTGCGCCCGAAGGATGGGGCGGGGACGGTCATCCTGGCGCAGGAGCACCTGTCGCTGCCGCTCGCGTACAAGGCGCTGCTCGACGGGCGGCGCTGGTGCCGCACCGTGTACTACGCGGGCGAGGTGCGCACGCCCCGGGTGCTCGTGGAGTACGGCGAGGGAGGGCAGGGCGCGTCCGATGCGCGCTTCTACAACATCCAGCGTCTGGGATTGGAGCAGGGGAAGACGCTGGACGAGGTGTACCCCGTCAGCACCTGGCCCAACTTTCAAATCCTGCGCAACGGCCACCTGTGCGACCGCGTAGGCGCGGTGAGCCCGTCCGTGGCGGACGAGCTGCGCTTCCTGGATGCGCGCTATGCGCTCCAGCCGGTGACGGTGGTGCCCCACGGGCACCGGCCCATCGAGACGGGCTGGGACGCGAAGGAGGCCGCGCGGGCGAAGGTGCTGGCCCATGCGCGCAAGGCGTGGGGGAAGGACTTCCGCCTGCTGCTCACGCACATCGCGCGGGACGAGGTCTGCAAGGGGCTCTGGCGCGACGTGGACGTGTGCGAGCACCTGGCCACGCTGCTGCCACCGGAGCGCAAGCCCGCGCTGTTGGTGATGGTGACGGAGTGGAACGAGGCGGAGCCGTCCGACAACCTGCGCGCCCTGAAGGCGAGGGTGGACGCGTTCAACGCGAAGGACACGGGCCTGCACATCGCGCTGGTGAACCAGCCCACGTGGCCCGCGGGCCTGGACTTCACGCGGGACGACCTGCACCGCGCCACGGACGTGTCCCTGGGGCAGTCGCTGTATGAGTCCTATGGCCTGGCGCAGCTGGAGGCCCTGGGCTGCGGCGCCATCTGCGTCATCTCCGGAGTGAGCGGCGCCCGGCGTGCCCTGAAGGCGGTGTGCGAGCGGCAGGGCCTGTCGGAGGCCGCGCATCCGAACCTCGTGGTGTCGGATCCGGTGGCGGACGCGAGGGCCGCGGGTCTGGCGCACTCGGTGGAAACCTGGAAGGCGCTGCCCGCGAGCGTCCTGCGGGAGCAGGAGCTGCGCACGGCCGAGCGCGTGGCGGAGGAGGTGGTGCGCCGCCTTCCACGCGACGCGCACGAAGGCCGCCTCCTGCTGGCGACGGGCTGGGCGCTGTCGGAGCGGCTGGGCTGGAAGCCGCTCATCCGCGAGCAGCTGTTGCCGCTGCTGCGCTTCCCGAAGGAGCAGGCGCAGGACGTGTCCGACTGGAGCGCGGCCCATGGCTGA
- a CDS encoding class I SAM-dependent methyltransferase, giving the protein MAENEQAPALIVVAHPEDVVRLFSTVAPGADVAVVTEDGSAGRELEAVGRALGARSTHLLLSPSEVGPWCREQRARSDARVYTHSPQEDAPLHREVALLVSRVFERLWVPATGARPTACTVLDDAAFQRKLALLNALYRERPDGAASGSCTDPVRDGPGIEAFTEVRAGDVVRALSLTKPEVFAELADPWGFAHSTYEGERFALTAKVLGTLRHAGPPRSVVDVGACEGMMTEHLLTLFPDANIRAVESEPRFVTRLRERLGGHARVRIVEASAEDVALEADLVLLAEVLYYLSDDASRDLLDRLRASHLLTSYGGGFGAQVHAALARRGWKCVQSAILPGRIEPVDGASSPLLVRRAGTEIRLWER; this is encoded by the coding sequence ATGGCTGAGAACGAGCAGGCCCCGGCGCTCATCGTCGTGGCCCACCCCGAAGACGTCGTCCGGTTGTTCAGCACGGTGGCGCCGGGAGCGGACGTAGCGGTGGTGACGGAGGACGGGAGCGCGGGCCGGGAGCTGGAGGCCGTGGGCCGGGCCCTGGGCGCGCGCAGCACGCACCTCTTGCTGTCCCCGTCGGAGGTGGGGCCGTGGTGCCGCGAGCAGCGCGCCCGGAGCGACGCCCGCGTCTACACGCACAGCCCACAGGAGGACGCTCCGCTGCACCGAGAGGTGGCGCTGCTCGTCAGCCGTGTCTTCGAGCGGCTGTGGGTCCCCGCCACGGGAGCCAGGCCCACCGCCTGCACGGTGCTGGACGACGCGGCCTTCCAGCGCAAGCTGGCGCTGCTCAACGCGCTCTACCGGGAGCGTCCGGACGGTGCCGCTTCCGGCTCATGCACGGACCCCGTGCGCGACGGGCCCGGCATCGAGGCCTTCACCGAGGTGCGGGCCGGGGACGTGGTGCGCGCCCTGTCCCTCACGAAGCCAGAGGTCTTCGCGGAGCTCGCGGACCCCTGGGGCTTCGCCCATTCCACCTATGAGGGCGAGCGCTTCGCCCTCACCGCGAAGGTGCTCGGGACGCTGCGCCACGCGGGCCCGCCCCGGAGCGTGGTGGACGTGGGCGCCTGCGAGGGGATGATGACCGAGCACCTGCTGACGCTCTTCCCGGACGCGAACATCCGCGCCGTGGAGTCGGAGCCCCGCTTCGTCACGCGCCTGCGCGAGCGGCTGGGGGGCCACGCGCGCGTGCGCATCGTGGAGGCCAGCGCGGAGGACGTGGCGCTGGAGGCGGACCTGGTGCTGCTGGCGGAGGTGCTCTACTACCTGTCCGATGACGCCAGCCGCGACCTGCTGGACCGGCTGCGCGCGTCCCACCTGCTCACGTCCTACGGCGGTGGCTTCGGCGCCCAGGTGCATGCGGCGCTCGCCCGGCGCGGATGGAAGTGCGTCCAGTCCGCGATACTCCCGGGCCGCATCGAACCGGTGGACGGCGCCTCCAGCCCACTGCTCGTGCGCCGCGCGGGCACCGAAATCCGGCTCTGGGAACGGTGA
- a CDS encoding proprotein convertase P-domain-containing protein: MNSRLRRFLSFSSVPLLLSCGAAAVSDTPADALAVQTQELASGTPAGIGVVLFLNEYALTFNMLDTQVPLNAQAAQSIINYRFGPDGIPHTADDKRFVSIEQVDALPQVGPAALAALEAYARGTGRVELPVDGWVGTFHGVSFNVSEARRVLAVVNTQSLAALQSTYNVPAVAANAMVAARPFYDILTLGRLAFVDATALQNLKTATLQGEEGDACTGMGTCGPNLHCEGKPNDGSSPYGRCVTTLPIPGNDTSCSRFVPCQEGLACHGLDSGATEGWCRPAWMSGEFTAYSDLTLQGNTTPQVATQPVVGLATVPEDITVELDLSHNNPSKLVLTLEDPGGETALLWDGPNEGTPPKRIPVTRGIPRDGSINGLWKLHIVNPSGVGNGKLREWKLKLTSRWD, translated from the coding sequence ATGAACTCCAGACTCCGTCGTTTTCTTTCGTTTTCCTCGGTTCCCCTCCTCCTGAGCTGCGGCGCTGCCGCGGTGTCGGACACGCCGGCTGACGCGCTGGCGGTGCAGACGCAGGAGCTGGCCTCGGGCACGCCCGCGGGCATCGGGGTGGTGCTGTTCCTCAATGAGTACGCCCTGACCTTCAACATGCTGGACACGCAGGTGCCGCTCAACGCGCAGGCGGCGCAGAGCATCATCAACTACCGCTTCGGGCCGGACGGCATCCCGCACACGGCGGATGACAAGCGCTTCGTCTCCATCGAGCAGGTGGACGCGCTGCCCCAGGTGGGGCCGGCGGCGCTGGCGGCGTTGGAGGCATACGCCCGGGGCACGGGCCGGGTGGAGCTGCCGGTGGACGGCTGGGTGGGCACGTTCCACGGCGTGTCCTTCAACGTGTCGGAGGCGCGCCGGGTGCTGGCGGTGGTGAACACGCAGTCGCTGGCGGCGCTGCAGTCCACGTACAACGTGCCCGCGGTGGCGGCGAACGCGATGGTGGCCGCGCGGCCGTTCTACGACATCCTGACGCTGGGCCGGCTGGCGTTCGTGGATGCGACCGCGCTCCAGAACCTGAAGACGGCCACGCTGCAGGGCGAGGAGGGCGACGCCTGCACCGGCATGGGCACGTGCGGGCCGAACCTCCACTGCGAGGGCAAGCCGAATGACGGCTCCAGCCCCTACGGCCGCTGTGTGACGACGTTGCCCATCCCGGGTAACGACACGTCGTGTTCGCGCTTCGTGCCGTGTCAGGAGGGGCTGGCGTGCCACGGCCTGGACTCGGGCGCGACGGAGGGCTGGTGCCGGCCGGCGTGGATGTCCGGCGAGTTCACGGCGTACTCGGACCTGACGCTGCAGGGGAACACGACGCCGCAGGTGGCGACGCAGCCGGTGGTGGGTCTGGCGACGGTGCCGGAGGACATCACGGTGGAGCTGGACCTGTCGCACAACAACCCGTCCAAGCTGGTGCTCACGCTGGAGGATCCGGGCGGTGAGACGGCGCTCTTGTGGGACGGCCCCAACGAAGGCACGCCGCCCAAGCGCATCCCGGTGACGCGCGGCATCCCCCGCGACGGCTCCATCAACGGCCTGTGGAAGCTGCACATCGTCAACCCGTCGGGTGTGGGCAACGGCAAGCTGCGTGAGTGGAAGCTGAAGCTCACCAGCCGCTGGGACTGA
- a CDS encoding MauE/DoxX family redox-associated membrane protein, translated as MTAPSQPLDNARLAHALARVGLGMNIALHGLFRLPQLSAFAAGMRDSFDKSPLPPSWVYAVSLAIPVAEAVVGLLLLVGVEVRRVLVAGTLLMMLLIGGACSAQNWNAASIQMTYLGFYVLLIATVQYDHFSVDAWRRSHRAG; from the coding sequence ATGACCGCGCCCTCGCAGCCCTTGGACAACGCACGCCTCGCGCACGCCCTGGCCCGGGTGGGCCTGGGGATGAACATCGCCCTCCACGGTCTCTTCCGCCTGCCGCAGCTCTCGGCGTTCGCGGCGGGCATGCGCGACTCCTTCGACAAGAGCCCGCTGCCGCCCTCGTGGGTGTACGCGGTGAGCCTGGCCATCCCGGTGGCGGAGGCGGTGGTGGGGCTCCTGCTGCTCGTGGGCGTGGAGGTGCGGCGAGTGCTGGTCGCGGGGACGCTGCTGATGATGTTGCTCATCGGCGGCGCCTGCTCAGCGCAGAACTGGAACGCGGCGAGCATCCAGATGACCTACCTGGGCTTCTACGTCCTCCTCATCGCCACCGTGCAGTACGACCACTTCTCCGTGGATGCATGGCGGCGGAGCCACCGCGCGGGGTAG